One part of the Sorangiineae bacterium MSr11954 genome encodes these proteins:
- a CDS encoding SDR family NAD(P)-dependent oxidoreductase → MSADDPSASDFAVAVVGMAGRFPGASDVDAFWRNLREGKESITFFSDDELLARGVRPATMAAPGFVKASAVLDDIARFDAALFGYPPREAELLDPQHRILLECGWAALEHAGYDSTRYPGSIGVFAGTSISSYLLFNLMTYPEMASSGDEFSLMVANDKDFAATRLAYHLNLRGPGVDVQTGCSTSLVAVHLACQTLLGFQCDMALAGGVSVHVPQRAGYLHQEGGITSPDGHCRAFDERGRGTIFGSGVGLVVLKRLEDALAERDTIYAVIKGSAINNDGAVKVGFTAPGVAGQAEVIARAHAMAGVSPDTIGYVEAHGTATQLGDPVEVAALTQAFAAGTRRGQFCALGSAKTNIGHLDTAAGIAGLIKTIQALRHRELPPSLHFERPNPQIDFASSPFYVNTALAPWPEGPAPRRAGVSSFGIGGTNAHVVLEQAPSVRARGGARPWQILPLSAKTETALDALTAALSAHLGEQSAPLREPPAPLREPAAQELADVAFTLQQGRRALERRRFVVARDRSEAIRGLNDPDARSTLTAVRPTRTPSLAFMFAGSDAVHSNMGRGLYASEPAFRHHVDRCSAIVERLLGVDLRDLMYPSTSGEEDAARRLMRPSLGQSALFAVQSATAELWRARGIRPEAVIGHSVGEYAAAWASGVVSLEDVVSLVVRRGQLFEHLPQGSMLGVPLSEDEARAMAGDRLCVAAINGPGHTVLAGSTEAVEAMMADLERREIEFRHIQVNVAFHSRLVEPVLERFHELAAAVAWSPPAMLCVSTVTGTWLTPAEATDPAYWVRHLRNTVRFADGVQLLLEDPHRLLLEVGPGRTLTALAKLTARGPRARTVLASMRHPLDQADDEEIFARATGKLWLAGFDLDWSAVHEGESPGRVPLPTYPFEGRKHWIAPQEPSLALRRTGRPDKHPNVSDWFYQPSWQHRRLAPPSRTEREAPARKWMVLLDQRGLGERLAERLAAAGCVVVRAEHASDIQTLPEALSGVVDLRAVAPVGSDDFEAAQREAGDRVRLARLLGERSPASMQLVVVGHRAVGVGGGDAIAPARAAAMAVCNVLPQEIAGLACRYVDVELLEDGPALARLADALACEIESGSEPVVALRAGHRWVQGYVPFPLPRDAAAGRSLRHGGVYLITGGTGKVGLHVAHYLARKVGAKLVLVARRPLRDAVSALELAGAEVVVERADVGDATQMRAIVEGTLARFGALHGVVHAAGVAGEAAIHLASDLEAAHFAAQFQAKVRGTETLDRVLSGRELDFRLLVSSNAAVLGGVGLAAYAAANAYLDAFAMARTERPDERWISANWDAWPAPEGERLLQTRLDRFAMTAEESEDALERVLVAAPPGQIVIATGDLDARRAESAPCAAPGAAAEEGASAGPDLETVFAPAGNDLERSIARAWQQVLGVERIGVDDNFFDLGGNSLSWLKVVGHLKEELGVDVPLTSVFEAPSVAALAVLLGRAHPISATYEDSHARGTARRERRPKDRGSP, encoded by the coding sequence GTGAGCGCCGACGATCCGAGCGCGAGCGATTTCGCGGTGGCCGTCGTGGGAATGGCCGGCCGCTTCCCGGGAGCATCGGACGTCGATGCATTTTGGCGCAATCTGCGGGAGGGGAAGGAGTCGATCACGTTCTTTTCGGATGACGAGCTCCTGGCCCGTGGGGTCCGTCCGGCGACGATGGCGGCGCCGGGCTTCGTCAAAGCGAGCGCGGTCCTCGACGATATCGCGCGGTTCGACGCCGCGTTGTTCGGCTATCCGCCGCGCGAGGCGGAGCTTCTGGATCCGCAGCATCGCATTTTGCTCGAGTGTGGTTGGGCGGCCCTGGAGCACGCCGGATACGACAGCACCCGATACCCTGGATCGATCGGCGTGTTCGCCGGTACGAGCATCAGCTCGTATCTGCTCTTCAATTTGATGACGTATCCGGAGATGGCCTCTTCGGGAGACGAGTTTTCGCTGATGGTGGCCAATGACAAGGATTTTGCCGCCACGCGGCTCGCGTACCATCTGAATTTGCGAGGGCCCGGCGTCGATGTCCAGACGGGGTGCTCCACCTCGCTCGTGGCCGTGCACCTCGCCTGCCAGACGCTGCTTGGATTCCAGTGCGATATGGCGCTCGCGGGGGGCGTCAGCGTGCACGTTCCGCAACGTGCGGGATACCTCCACCAGGAAGGCGGGATCACCTCGCCCGATGGTCATTGCCGCGCGTTCGACGAGCGCGGGCGCGGGACGATCTTCGGCAGCGGCGTGGGGCTGGTGGTGCTCAAGCGGCTGGAGGACGCGCTCGCCGAGCGCGACACGATCTACGCCGTGATCAAGGGCTCGGCGATCAACAACGACGGCGCGGTCAAAGTGGGGTTCACGGCGCCGGGGGTCGCGGGCCAGGCCGAGGTCATCGCGCGCGCGCACGCCATGGCGGGCGTCTCGCCGGACACCATCGGCTATGTGGAGGCCCATGGGACGGCGACGCAGCTCGGCGATCCGGTGGAGGTCGCTGCGCTGACCCAGGCGTTCGCCGCGGGGACTCGGCGGGGGCAGTTCTGTGCGCTCGGATCCGCCAAAACGAACATCGGGCACCTGGACACCGCCGCGGGAATCGCAGGTCTGATCAAGACGATTCAAGCCTTGCGGCACCGAGAGCTGCCTCCGAGTCTGCACTTCGAGCGGCCGAATCCGCAAATCGACTTTGCGTCGAGCCCATTCTACGTGAACACCGCGCTCGCGCCCTGGCCCGAGGGCCCGGCCCCGCGGCGTGCGGGGGTCAGCTCGTTTGGAATCGGTGGGACGAACGCCCATGTCGTGCTGGAGCAGGCGCCTTCGGTGCGAGCGCGCGGGGGCGCGCGCCCTTGGCAGATCCTGCCGCTCTCGGCCAAGACGGAGACGGCCCTCGATGCGCTCACCGCTGCGCTAAGTGCCCACCTGGGCGAGCAATCGGCGCCCTTGCGTGAGCCGCCGGCGCCCTTGCGCGAGCCGGCGGCGCAGGAGCTCGCGGACGTGGCGTTCACCCTTCAACAAGGGCGCAGGGCGCTCGAGCGCCGGCGATTCGTGGTCGCGCGCGACCGCAGCGAGGCCATTCGTGGGTTGAACGATCCCGATGCTCGCAGCACGCTCACCGCGGTGCGGCCGACCCGCACGCCGTCGCTCGCGTTCATGTTCGCGGGCAGCGATGCCGTACATTCGAACATGGGCCGTGGCCTCTACGCGAGCGAACCGGCCTTCCGCCATCACGTCGATCGGTGCTCGGCCATCGTGGAGCGGTTGCTCGGCGTGGATCTTCGGGACCTGATGTATCCTTCGACCTCGGGCGAAGAGGACGCCGCGCGCCGATTGATGCGGCCGTCGCTGGGGCAGTCGGCGCTCTTCGCCGTGCAGTCGGCGACCGCGGAGCTTTGGCGGGCGAGGGGAATTCGGCCCGAGGCCGTGATCGGGCACAGCGTGGGGGAGTACGCTGCGGCGTGGGCCTCCGGGGTCGTTTCTTTGGAGGACGTGGTATCGCTCGTCGTTCGTCGCGGGCAGCTGTTCGAGCATCTGCCGCAGGGCTCCATGCTCGGCGTACCGCTCTCCGAGGACGAGGCGCGCGCCATGGCGGGCGACCGCCTGTGCGTGGCCGCGATCAACGGCCCCGGTCACACCGTGCTCGCCGGCTCGACGGAAGCCGTCGAGGCCATGATGGCCGACCTCGAACGCCGTGAAATCGAATTTCGACATATCCAAGTCAACGTCGCGTTTCATTCGCGGCTCGTCGAACCCGTCCTCGAACGTTTTCACGAGCTCGCGGCGGCGGTTGCCTGGTCGCCGCCTGCCATGCTGTGCGTGTCGACCGTGACCGGGACATGGCTCACCCCCGCCGAGGCCACCGATCCCGCCTATTGGGTGCGGCACCTTCGCAACACCGTACGCTTCGCCGACGGAGTGCAGCTGCTCTTGGAGGACCCGCACCGTCTGCTCCTCGAGGTCGGGCCCGGGCGAACCTTGACGGCGCTGGCCAAGCTCACCGCGCGAGGTCCGCGCGCACGAACGGTGCTGGCCTCGATGCGGCATCCGCTGGACCAGGCCGATGACGAGGAGATCTTCGCACGGGCCACGGGCAAACTGTGGCTCGCGGGGTTCGATCTCGATTGGTCGGCGGTTCATGAAGGCGAATCACCGGGACGGGTGCCGCTGCCCACCTATCCGTTCGAAGGCCGAAAGCATTGGATTGCCCCGCAGGAGCCCTCGCTGGCCCTTCGCCGCACGGGAAGGCCGGACAAACATCCGAACGTGAGCGATTGGTTTTATCAGCCATCGTGGCAGCACCGCCGGCTCGCGCCCCCATCGCGCACCGAGCGCGAGGCGCCTGCGCGGAAATGGATGGTGCTCCTCGACCAACGCGGCCTCGGCGAGCGGCTGGCCGAGCGACTCGCCGCGGCGGGGTGCGTGGTCGTGCGCGCGGAGCATGCGTCCGACATTCAAACGCTTCCGGAGGCCCTCTCCGGCGTGGTGGATCTCCGAGCCGTCGCGCCCGTCGGATCCGACGACTTCGAGGCGGCGCAGCGCGAAGCGGGCGATCGCGTGCGCCTCGCGCGACTGCTCGGAGAGCGGTCGCCCGCCTCGATGCAGCTCGTCGTGGTGGGGCACCGCGCGGTGGGCGTCGGGGGCGGAGATGCCATTGCGCCGGCGCGCGCGGCGGCGATGGCCGTGTGCAACGTCTTGCCTCAGGAGATCGCCGGCCTCGCGTGCCGTTACGTGGATGTCGAGCTCCTCGAAGACGGCCCGGCGCTCGCTCGGCTGGCCGACGCGCTGGCGTGTGAAATCGAATCGGGATCGGAGCCCGTGGTGGCGCTTCGCGCGGGGCATCGTTGGGTGCAGGGATACGTTCCGTTCCCCCTCCCTCGAGACGCCGCCGCGGGGCGATCGCTCCGCCATGGCGGCGTTTATCTGATCACCGGCGGAACGGGCAAGGTCGGGCTGCACGTCGCGCACTACCTCGCGCGCAAGGTCGGGGCAAAGCTGGTGCTCGTCGCGCGACGGCCGCTGCGCGACGCGGTCTCCGCGTTGGAGCTCGCGGGCGCCGAGGTCGTCGTCGAGCGTGCGGACGTCGGTGATGCGACGCAAATGCGCGCGATCGTCGAGGGGACCTTGGCTCGATTCGGTGCGCTGCACGGCGTCGTGCACGCGGCGGGCGTGGCGGGGGAAGCCGCGATTCACCTCGCGTCCGACCTGGAGGCGGCCCATTTCGCGGCCCAATTCCAGGCCAAGGTGCGGGGGACCGAGACGCTCGACCGCGTCCTCTCCGGCCGCGAGCTCGACTTCCGTTTGCTCGTCTCGTCCAACGCCGCCGTGCTCGGAGGTGTGGGGCTCGCCGCGTACGCCGCGGCGAATGCTTATCTCGATGCGTTCGCGATGGCGCGAACGGAGCGGCCCGACGAGCGATGGATCAGCGCGAATTGGGACGCCTGGCCGGCGCCGGAGGGCGAGCGGCTGCTGCAAACGCGGCTCGATCGCTTTGCGATGACCGCGGAGGAGTCCGAGGACGCCCTCGAGCGCGTCCTCGTGGCGGCGCCCCCGGGTCAGATCGTGATCGCGACGGGCGATCTCGATGCGCGGAGGGCCGAATCCGCGCCGTGCGCGGCACCTGGAGCAGCTGCGGAAGAAGGAGCTAGTGCCGGCCCCGACCTCGAGACCGTCTTCGCACCCGCCGGCAATGATCTCGAACGAAGCATCGCGCGCGCTTGGCAGCAGGTGCTCGGCGTCGAGCGAATTGGCGTCGACGACAACTTCTTCGACCTCGGCGGCAATTCGCTGTCGTGGCTCAAGGTCGTCGGACATTTGAAGGAGGAGCTCGGGGTCGACGTCCCGCTGACGTCCGTCTTCGAAGCACCTTCGGTGGCCGCGCTGGCGGTGCTGCTCGGCCGCGCTCACCCCATCTCCGCCACCTACGAAGATAGTCACGCGCGTGGCACGGCGCGCCGCGAGCGCCGCCCGAAAGACCGAGGATCACCATGA